Proteins found in one Vigna radiata var. radiata cultivar VC1973A unplaced genomic scaffold, Vradiata_ver6 scaffold_83, whole genome shotgun sequence genomic segment:
- the LOC106754061 gene encoding uncharacterized protein LOC106754061, with amino-acid sequence MAVMEKLKMFVVQEPVVAASCLIAGFGLFLPAVVRPILDSYQATKQPPQPALSDVVAGMTGKK; translated from the exons ATGGCAGTGATGGAGAAGTTGAAGATGTTCGTCGTTCAAGAGCCTGTTGTCGCCGCTTCCTGTCTCATTGCTGGCTTCG GTCTATTTCTTCCAGCTGTTGTGAGACCCATTTTGGATTCATATCAGGCAACCAAGCAACCTCCTCAACCTGCTTTAAGTGAT GTGGTTGCAGGTATGACTGGTAAAAAGTAA
- the LOC106754084 gene encoding transcription factor MYB8 produces MGRAPCCSKVGLHRGPWTPREDALLTKYIQAHGEGQWRSLPKRAGLLRCGKSCRLRWMNYLRPDIKRGNITPEEDDLIIRMHSLLGNRWSLIAGRLPGRTDNEIKNYWNTHLSKKLRNQGTDPKTHHKLTVPPEKKGKKKNKQKHENKKGSSEKTLVYLPKAVRVKGLSCVPRTESTFTLDSNSGSASTSQEKVQSPEEVAREVNMVWGVGNEGDHGGVGIFFGEDHDLVNTSYVECHSDDVHTDHGTLQKLYEEYLQLLKDEEKPADELDSFAQSLLV; encoded by the exons ATGGGAAGAGCTCCTTGTTGCTCCAAAGTAGGGTTGCACAGAGGTCCATGGACTCCACGAGAAGATGCTTTGCTCACTAAGTATATTCAAGCTCATGGAGAAGGCCAGTGGAGATCACTGCCAAAAAGAGCTg GTCTTCTGAGATGCGGGAAAAGTTGCAGACTGAGATGGATGAACTATCTGAGACCAGATATAAAGAGAGGAAACATAACTCCAGAAGAAGACGATCTCATAATTAGAATGCATTCACTTTTAGGAAATCGATGGTCCCTCATTGCTGGAAGGTTACCGGGACGAACAGATAATGAGATAAAGAATTACTGGAATACCCATCTTAGCAAGAAGCTGAGAAATCAAGGAACAGATCCTAAGACACACCACAAGTTAACCGTACCACCAGAGAAGAAGGGCAAAAAGAAGAACAAGCAAAAGCATGAGAATAAGAAAGGGAGCTCAGAGAAAACCTTGGTTTATCTACCAAAAGCGGTGAGGGTGAAGGGTCTGTCATGTGTGCCTCGAACGGAGAGCACCTTCACCCTGGATTCGAATTCGGGTAGTGCATCGACGAGCCAGGAGAAAGTTCAAAGCCCAGAAGAAGTAGCTAGAGAGGTAAACATGGTTTGGGGTGTAGGCAACGAAGGAGACCATGGTGGGGTTGGAATTTTCTTTGGTGAAGACCACGACCTAGTCAACACCTCTTACGTGGAATGTCATTCTGATGATGTTCACACTGATCATGGTACGCTACAAAAGCTCTACGAAGAGTACTTGCAGCTCTTGAAGGATGAAGAGAAACCTGCGGATGAATTAGATTCTTTTGCCCAATCTTTATTGGTGTAG
- the LOC106754151 gene encoding uncharacterized protein LOC106754151 isoform X1, whose product MAGAEARALWQRTANRCFVQEDAKRAPKLACCQSSCATSKVVDIEPASTADESDHTAVNVTHFNRKSSVSNLSPDSRWWLHLQPNYGCQKGLTYEQLNALDEEVETLIASDVSKNSQEFQELMNVMAKHEIENIECVGCSESSKKSNEFSLESDYSWIESGKAEPWWRTTDRDELASFVSQKSLNHIENCDLPPPQKKHLRGYPCARMNNCKTRTGSLDSGLMHKNQGPSAREGLLYFASDKCSSDTPKHEDSKRSEQIFDENPSKAQLMEALCHSQTRAREAEEAAKKAYAEKEHIVTLIFKQASQLFAYKQWLQLLQLETLCSQIKNKDQPISSLFPAALPWMSYEGKISRKRKQKIYNAKQERQVNAKCDITTYAVAFALGLSLVGAGLLLGWTMGWMLPRS is encoded by the exons ATGGCAGGAGCTGAAGCAAGGGCTCTGTGGCAGAGAACTGCAAATCGTTGCTTTGTCCAAGAAGATGCGAAGAGAGCTCCCAAGTTGGCTTGTTGCCAATCTTCATGTGCCACATCAAAAGTGGTTGATATTGAGCCTGCCAGTACAGCAGATGAATCTGATCATACTGCAGTTAATGTTACCCATTTTAACAGGAAATCATCAGTTTCTAATCTATCACCAGACTCTAGGTGGTGGTTGCATTTGCAGCCTAATTATGGGTGTCAAAAGGGTCTAACATATGAACAGTTAAATGCATTAGATGAAGAGGTAGAAACTTTGATAGCTAGTGATGTAAGTAAGAATTCTCAAGAATTTCAGGAATTAATGAATGTGATGGCAAAACATGAGATAGAGAACATTGAATGTGTTGGCTGCTCAGAATCCTCCAAGAAAAGTAATGAATTTTCATTGGAATCAGATTATTCTTGGATTGAAAGTGGTAAAGCCGAGCCATGGTGGCGGACTACAGATAGGGATGAATTAGCTTCGTTTGTTTCACAGAAATCACTCAACCACATTGAAAATTGTGATCTTCCCCCACCACAGAAGAAGCATCTTAGAGGATACCCATGTGCACGCATGAATAATTGCAAAACAAGGACGGGAAGTTTAGATTCAGGATTGATGCATAAGAACCAAGGGCCTTCTGCCCGTGAAGGGCTTTTATATTTTGCTTCTGATAAATGTTCAAG TGATACCCCCAAGCATGAGGATTCAAAAAGGAGTGAACAGATTTTCGATGAAAATCCCAGCAAAGCTCAACTAATGGAAGCATTGTGTCACTCTCAAACACGTGCAAGGGAAGCAGAGGAAGCGGCAAAAAAGGCCTACGCAGAGAAAGAGCATATTGTTACTCTCATTTTTAAACAGGCCTCACAACTTTTTGCCTATAAGCAATGGTTACAATTGCTGCAGCTGGAAACACTTTGCAGTCAGATTAAGAACAAGGATCAGCCAATCTCTTCTCTCTTTCCAGCGGCTCTTCCATGGATGTCCTATGAAGGTAAAATCTCACGGAAGAGGAAACAGAAAATATACAATGCCAAACAAGAAAGGCAAGTCAATGCAAAATGTGATATTACAACATATGCTGTTGCCTTTGCTTTAGGATTGAGTCTTGTAGGAGCTGGCTTGCTTTTGGGATGGACAATGGGTTGGATGTTGCCTCGTTCATAA
- the LOC106754151 gene encoding uncharacterized protein LOC106754151 isoform X2 has translation MAGAEARALWQRTANRCFVQEDAKRAPKLACCQSSCATSKVVDIEPASTADESDHTAVNVTHFNRKSSVSNLSPDSRWWLHLQPNYGCQKGLTYEQLNALDEEVETLIASDVSKNSQEFQELMNVMAKHEIENIECVGCSESSKKSNEFSLESDYSWIESGKAEPWWRTTDRDELASFVSQKSLNHIENCDLPPPQKKHLRGYPCARMNNCKTRTGSLDSGLMHKNQGPSAREGLLYFASDKCSSDTPKHEDSKRSEQIFDENPSKAQLMEALCHSQTRAREAEEAAKKAYAEKEHIVTLIFKQASQLFAYKQWLQLLQLETLCSQIKNKDQPISSLFPAALPWMSYEGLSLVGAGLLLGWTMGWMLPRS, from the exons ATGGCAGGAGCTGAAGCAAGGGCTCTGTGGCAGAGAACTGCAAATCGTTGCTTTGTCCAAGAAGATGCGAAGAGAGCTCCCAAGTTGGCTTGTTGCCAATCTTCATGTGCCACATCAAAAGTGGTTGATATTGAGCCTGCCAGTACAGCAGATGAATCTGATCATACTGCAGTTAATGTTACCCATTTTAACAGGAAATCATCAGTTTCTAATCTATCACCAGACTCTAGGTGGTGGTTGCATTTGCAGCCTAATTATGGGTGTCAAAAGGGTCTAACATATGAACAGTTAAATGCATTAGATGAAGAGGTAGAAACTTTGATAGCTAGTGATGTAAGTAAGAATTCTCAAGAATTTCAGGAATTAATGAATGTGATGGCAAAACATGAGATAGAGAACATTGAATGTGTTGGCTGCTCAGAATCCTCCAAGAAAAGTAATGAATTTTCATTGGAATCAGATTATTCTTGGATTGAAAGTGGTAAAGCCGAGCCATGGTGGCGGACTACAGATAGGGATGAATTAGCTTCGTTTGTTTCACAGAAATCACTCAACCACATTGAAAATTGTGATCTTCCCCCACCACAGAAGAAGCATCTTAGAGGATACCCATGTGCACGCATGAATAATTGCAAAACAAGGACGGGAAGTTTAGATTCAGGATTGATGCATAAGAACCAAGGGCCTTCTGCCCGTGAAGGGCTTTTATATTTTGCTTCTGATAAATGTTCAAG TGATACCCCCAAGCATGAGGATTCAAAAAGGAGTGAACAGATTTTCGATGAAAATCCCAGCAAAGCTCAACTAATGGAAGCATTGTGTCACTCTCAAACACGTGCAAGGGAAGCAGAGGAAGCGGCAAAAAAGGCCTACGCAGAGAAAGAGCATATTGTTACTCTCATTTTTAAACAGGCCTCACAACTTTTTGCCTATAAGCAATGGTTACAATTGCTGCAGCTGGAAACACTTTGCAGTCAGATTAAGAACAAGGATCAGCCAATCTCTTCTCTCTTTCCAGCGGCTCTTCCATGGATGTCCTATGAAG GATTGAGTCTTGTAGGAGCTGGCTTGCTTTTGGGATGGACAATGGGTTGGATGTTGCCTCGTTCATAA
- the LOC106754025 gene encoding LOB domain-containing protein 1: MAFHADEAKTSMQHQPCAACRMLRRRCDSKCELAPYFPTDEVENFAVVHRVFGARNIVKMIQTVEEAKRDDAVKSVVYEATARLRDPVYGSAGVIYELQKRIEELKAQLDSIKTRMSEMREEKEQLLSIGNNYDPLFGIFDSAMASDPFEFPV, translated from the exons ATGGCTTTCCATGCTGATGAGGCAAAGACGAGTATGCAACATCAACCTTGCGCAGCTTGCAGGATGTTACGCCGAAGATGTGACAGTAAGTGCGAACTTGCTCCATATTTCCCAACCGACGAGGTTGAGAATTTTGCCGTAGTGCATAGAGTGTTCGGTGCTAGAAACATTGTCAAAATGATTCAG ACGGTTGAGGAAGCAAAGAGAGATGATGCAGTTAAATCCGTGGTGTACGAGGCCACAGCAAGGCTTAGAGATCCAGTTTATGGGAGTGCTGGAGTTATTTATGAGTTACAAAAGAGGATTGAGGAACTTAAGGCACAGTTGGATTCGATAAAAACAAGGATGTCAGAgatgagagaagaaaaggagcagTTGTTGAGCATTGGTAACAACTACGATCCTTTATTTGGCATCTTTGATTCTGCTATGGCCTCAGATCCATTTGAATTTCCTGTGTAA
- the LOC106754070 gene encoding uncharacterized protein At4g00950 translates to MGFESENENEEKKIGGLALFSIPRMASPERSGMATPPLQTSAAVPFRWEEQPGKPRPCNALIPFSDPADIVPKCLELPPRLLVPSPYVSTVNTFRSPSFTITASNCYGSDTKVLGAMVLSKAGDFKDSLWFGSWKKKPFKLKRREVTGASHVFPSSSSSSTDFKDTDTIQSIKLSGVWTSICEGLKLVVPGRSKKVKKDGCGGVLKP, encoded by the exons ATGGGTTTTGAGAGTGAGAATGAAAACGAGGAAAAGAAGATAGGAGGGTTAGCGTTGTTCTCCATCCCAAGAATGGCGTCCCCAGAGAGATCAGGAATGGCTACTCCGCCACTTCAGACCTCTGCAGCGGTTCCTTTTCGGTGGGAAGAACAACCAGGAAAACCACGGCCATGCAATGCTCTTATCCCTTTCTCCGACCCCGCCGACATCGTACCCAAGTGCTTGGAACTCCCTCCGAGGTTGCTCGTACCCTCTCCCTATGTCTCCACCGTTAACACCTTTCGCTCTCCCTCCTTCACAATCACTGCCTCCAACTGCTATGGTTCTGATACCAAGGTGCTTGGGGCCATGGTTCTCTCCAAAGCCGGGGACTTTAAGGACTCTCTCTGGTTTGGTTCTTGGAAAAAAAAGCCCTTTAAACTCAAAAGAAGAGAGGTCACCGGGGCCAGTCACgtctttccttcttcttcttcttcttccactgaTTTTAAGGACACTGACACCATCCAAAGCATCAAACTTTCTGGCGTCTGG ACGAGTATTTGTGAAGGGTTGAAGCTGGTGGTTCCAGGGAGGAGtaaaaaagtgaagaaagatGGGTGTGGCGGTGTCCTTAAACCATAG